The following proteins are encoded in a genomic region of Takifugu flavidus isolate HTHZ2018 chromosome 3, ASM371156v2, whole genome shotgun sequence:
- the snrnp70 gene encoding U1 small nuclear ribonucleoprotein 70 kDa has product MTQFLPPNLLALFAPRDPIPFLPQLVKLPHEKHHNQPYSGIAPFIRHFEDPRDAPPPTRAETRDERLERKRREKIERRQTVLETELKLWDPHNDPNAQGDAFKTLFVARVNYDTTESKLRREFEVYGPIKRIYIVYSKRTGKPRGYAFIEYEHERDMHSAYKHADGKKIDGRRVLVDVERGRTVKGWRPRRLGGGLGGTRRGGADVNIKHSGRDDASRYDDRAIGGERDRGERRERSRERDRDKDRERRRTRSRERRRRSRSRERERDRGERHVRDESTGNTRRRERERDRGVAAGEDSRSRERSRERKKRSRSKDRKRERERGKGAEGEEVVEGDGSLEGGERVLAEREGEPGEGMEERRDRERDRDRDRRRSHRDRERRRGDRDRDHKRERDRDRSDRKEEHHSSLQDDMGTQEDMGNDHEAGAPPHVEEYSQDGLMSEQQSVPLTDGYGSSENGYKIEASGDEY; this is encoded by the exons ATGACGCAGTTTTTGCCTCCAAACCTGTTGGCTCTGTTTGCACCCCGGGACCCGATacccttcctccctcagctGGTGAAATTACCCCACGAGAAGCATCACAATCAACCTTACAGCGGGATTGCGCCGTTCATTAGGCACTTTGAG GATCCCAGAGATGCCCCCCCACCGACTAGGGCAGAGACCCGTGATGAGCGATTGGAGAGAAAG aggCGAGAAAAAATTGAGCGGAGACAAACTGTTCTGGAGACAGAACTCAAGCTTT GGGATCCACACAATGACCCTAATGCACAAGGAGATGCCTTCAAAACATTGTTTGTTGCCCGAGTG AATTATGACACTACAGAGTCCAAGCTTCGCCGTGAGTTTGAAGTTTATGGACCCATCAAACGG ATTTACATCGTCTACAGCAAGAGAACAGGGAAACCTCGTGGCTATGCGTTCATTGAATATGAACATGAGCGAGACATGCACT CTGCCTACAAGCATGCGGATGGGAAGAAGATTGATGGACGCAGAGTGTTGGTGGATGTGGAACGTGGTCGTACCGTCAAAGGATGGCGCCCTCGTAGGCTAG GTGGGGGTTTGGGTGGCACGAGAAGAGGCGGAGCTGATGTTAATATCAAGCACTCTGGTAGAGATGATGCCTCACGATACGATGATCGGGCCATTGGCGG TGAAAGGGAtcgaggagaaaggagagaacgCAGCCGGGAGCGTGACAGAGATAAAGATAGGGAGCGCCGAAGGACACGATCTCGGGAGCGTCGCAGGCGTTCACGCTCTCGCGAgcgagagagggacagaggagagaggcatGTTAGAGATGAGAGCACTGGAAACACCCGTcgtagagagagagaacgagatcGTGGGGTTGCAGCAGGAGAAGACAGCCGCAGTAGGGAAAGAagtagagagagaaagaaaaggagcagaAGCAAGGATCGCaagagggaaagggagagaggcaagggagcagagggagaagaggtgGTCGAGGGAGATGGCTCACTGGAAGGTGGTGAGCGGGTACTGGCGGAACGGGAAGGAGAACCTGGTGAGGGAATGGAGGAGCGTAGAGACAGGGAACGAGATCGCGACCGGGACCGCAGGCGCAGCCACAGGGATCGAGAGCGCCGCAGAGGGGACAGGGATAGGGACCACAAACGAGAGCGTGACAGAGACAGGAGTGATCGCAAAGAGGAGCACCACAGCTCCTTACAAGATGACATGGGTACCCAAGAAGATATGGGCAACGACCACGAAGCAGGGGCACCGCCACATGTGGAAGAGTACAGTCAGGATGGGCTGATGAGTGAGCAGCAGTCTGTGCCACTGACTGACGGTTATGGCTCTAGTGAGAATGGATACAAAATTGAGGCCTCAGGAGATGAGTACTGA
- the lin7b gene encoding protein lin-7 homolog B, with product MMSSYYHPPKDADMASMTEPLCLERDICRVIELLDRLQRSGELPPPKLQALQRVLQSKFCAAIREVYEQLYDTLEIAGGPEVRAQATAKATVAAFAASEGHAHPRVVELPKTEEGLGFNIMGGKEQNSPIYISRVIPGGVANRQGGLKRGDQLLSVNGVSVDGEHHEKAVELLKAAQGSVKLVVRYTPKVLEEMEARFEKMRSARRRQQHTSYSSLESRG from the exons ATGATGTCTTCTTACTACCATCCTCCCAAGGATGCAGATATGGCGTCAATGACGGAGCCGCTCTGTCTGGAAAGAG ATATATGCAGAGTAATTGAGCTATTGGACAGGCTTCAACGCAGTGGTGAACTGCCTCCTCCTAAGCTCCAGGCCCTGCAGAGAGTCCTGCAAAGTAAATTCTGTGCTGCTATTCGAGAG GTCTATGAACAACTATATGACACTCTAGAAATTGCTGGAGGACCAGAGGTGCGTGCGCAAGCAACAGCCAAG GCCACAGTGGCAGCCTTTGCAGCCAGTGAGGGCCATGCCCACCCAAGAGTGGTGGAGCTTCCCAAGACAGAAGAGGGCCTAGGTTTCAACATCATGGGGGGCAAAGAGCAAAACTCCCCTATCTACATCTCCCGAGTGATCCCTGGGGGTGTGGCCAATCGCCAAGGAGGCCTGAAGAGGGGAGACCAGCTGCTGTCTGTTAATGGAGTG AGCGTTGATGGTGAGCATCATGAGAAGGCAGTTGAGCTGCTGAAAGCTGCACAGGGTTCAGTGAAGCTTGTGGTTCGCTATACCCCAAAGGTCTTAGAAGAAATGGAGGCTCGCTTTGAGAAGATGAGGAGTGCCCGGAGACGAC